The following proteins come from a genomic window of Acinetobacter sp. SAAs474:
- a CDS encoding DedA family protein, translating into MELIDFILHIDEHLLEFIRNYGIWIYAILFLIIFVETGFVVMPFLPGDSLLFAAGALAASTGAMDPILLIILLFFAAVLGDTLNYHIGKYLGPRVFELESKLINKQHLIATQKFFAKHGGKTIIFARFIPFARTFAPFVAGVSHMNYKFFITFNIIGGFCWVASFIVLGYLFGNMPIIKDNFTYLIFGIIILSILPGILGFIKQQFKKRNNA; encoded by the coding sequence ATGGAACTGATTGATTTTATCTTACATATAGATGAGCATTTACTTGAATTTATTAGAAATTATGGTATTTGGATCTACGCAATTTTATTTTTAATTATTTTTGTAGAAACGGGCTTTGTGGTAATGCCCTTCCTGCCAGGTGATAGCCTGTTATTTGCCGCTGGTGCTTTAGCAGCATCTACAGGTGCTATGGACCCTATCTTACTGATTATTCTTTTATTTTTTGCAGCTGTTCTTGGTGATACACTCAATTATCATATTGGCAAGTATTTAGGGCCACGTGTTTTTGAGCTGGAATCTAAACTTATTAATAAACAACATTTAATCGCTACGCAAAAATTCTTTGCAAAACATGGTGGTAAAACCATTATTTTTGCACGCTTTATTCCATTTGCACGAACTTTTGCCCCTTTTGTCGCTGGGGTAAGTCATATGAACTATAAGTTTTTTATTACGTTTAATATTATTGGTGGTTTTTGCTGGGTAGCTTCTTTTATTGTTTTAGGTTATTTATTTGGTAATATGCCAATCATTAAAGATAATTTTACTTATCTTATCTTCGGTATTATTATTTTAAGTATATTGCCTGGTATCTTAGGTTTTATTAAACAACAATTTAAGAAAAGAAATAATGCTTAG
- a CDS encoding LysE family translocator produces the protein MIENWLFVLAIIAILMIPGPTNALLASSAHQQGIIKTSLFIPAELFGYLYAISIWALFIHIGEPTWPHLVPILHILSIIYVGWLAFRLWKLSYLEQYNQQHHHIRPRQLFFATFKNPKALLFAAGIFPDQTWNSVAHCLWVYLVFSIVLIPTAIFWMAFGRAILAGKTDQIKAAYLYKGSALILILCMLPIVIGFF, from the coding sequence ATGATTGAAAATTGGCTTTTTGTTTTAGCAATCATTGCTATTTTGATGATTCCTGGACCCACCAATGCTTTATTGGCGAGCTCAGCACATCAACAAGGTATTATTAAAACGAGCCTATTTATTCCCGCAGAGCTATTTGGTTATTTATATGCAATTAGTATCTGGGCGTTATTTATTCATATTGGTGAACCTACTTGGCCACATTTAGTACCAATTTTACATATTTTAAGTATCATTTATGTTGGATGGTTAGCATTTCGTTTATGGAAACTGTCTTATTTAGAGCAATATAATCAGCAACATCATCATATTCGCCCAAGACAATTATTTTTTGCAACTTTTAAAAATCCCAAAGCATTGCTGTTTGCTGCAGGTATTTTTCCAGATCAAACTTGGAATAGTGTGGCACATTGCTTGTGGGTCTATTTGGTATTTTCTATTGTATTGATCCCAACAGCCATATTTTGGATGGCATTTGGTCGAGCAATTTTAGCGGGAAAAACGGATCAAATTAAAGCCGCCTATCTCTATAAAGGATCGGCTTTAATTCTCATTCTTTGTATGTTGCCTATCGTGATTGGTTTTTTTTGA
- a CDS encoding helix-turn-helix transcriptional regulator codes for MIVCNLPVLLAERRMKVADVARATGMSKTTLHKLYNGQSTRIDFDTLEKLCVLLNVEVGDLLKLQKNEEQNA; via the coding sequence ATGATAGTTTGTAACTTACCTGTTCTTTTGGCGGAACGAAGAATGAAAGTAGCAGATGTAGCTCGAGCAACTGGAATGAGTAAGACAACATTGCATAAGTTATATAATGGTCAATCGACTCGAATAGATTTTGATACCTTAGAAAAATTGTGTGTATTACTTAATGTTGAAGTGGGTGATTTATTAAAACTTCAGAAAAATGAAGAGCAGAATGCTTGA
- a CDS encoding SirB2 family protein — MLATSWLSVLHIMGVILLLSALVLGGISLFQTQQQQVVTLKWRKFLIALQHLALTLLLISGIALLVMMQFKIETWFYAKIILFLVLFSSLIKAYKNDSSILLIQRKAGWLLACIAFVAIYGLVILQPNFT; from the coding sequence ATGTTAGCGACATCATGGTTAAGTGTTTTGCATATTATGGGTGTGATTCTGTTATTAAGTGCTTTGGTCTTAGGAGGGATCTCATTATTTCAAACTCAACAGCAGCAAGTGGTCACGTTAAAGTGGCGTAAATTTTTGATTGCTTTACAGCATCTAGCTTTAACATTGTTATTGATTTCCGGCATTGCTTTGTTGGTGATGATGCAATTTAAAATAGAAACTTGGTTTTATGCCAAAATCATTTTATTTTTAGTTTTGTTTTCTTCTTTAATTAAAGCATATAAAAATGATTCATCTATATTATTGATTCAGCGTAAAGCAGGCTGGCTTTTAGCGTGTATTGCATTTGTTGCAATTTATGGTTTAGTTATATTGCAGCCCAATTTTACTTAA
- the guaA gene encoding glutamine-hydrolyzing GMP synthase, producing the protein MTTNTQITEDRILILDFGSQYSQLIARRVREAGVYSEMYAYDMSEEDIRAFNPNGIILSGGPESVHEANSPRAPQCIFELGVPVLGICYGLQTMSEQLGGKVEPGTVHEFGYAEVNIQIRDQLIGDLEDGANTLKVWMSHGDKVTAIPEGFTITASTPSCPVAMISDEARRFYGIQFHPEVTHTAKGAELLSNFVHQICGCRNLWTAENIIDLRVEQLRQQIGDEKVLLGLSGGVDSSVVAALLHRAIGDQLTCVFVDNGLLRLHEGDQVMDMFAKNMGIRVVRADAEERFLTALTGEVDPEKKRKIIGREFIEVFAEEARKLDGVKFLAQGTIYPDVIESAASKQGKAHVIKSHHNVGGLPEDLAFELVEPIRDLFKDEVRRLGTTLGLPFEMLYRHPFPGPGLGVRILGEVKKEYADILRLADAIFMEELRASGWYDKTAQAFAVFQPVKSVGVVGDGRRYAWVIALRAVETVDFMTARFAHLPYDLVDKISTRIMNEIADVSRVVYDVSSKPPATIEWE; encoded by the coding sequence ATGACTACCAATACTCAAATTACTGAAGATCGTATCCTGATTCTAGATTTTGGATCACAATATAGTCAGCTGATTGCACGTCGCGTACGTGAAGCTGGCGTATATTCTGAAATGTATGCTTATGACATGTCTGAAGAAGACATTCGCGCATTTAATCCAAACGGTATTATTTTATCTGGCGGACCAGAAAGTGTTCATGAAGCCAATAGTCCTCGTGCACCACAATGTATTTTTGAGTTAGGTGTTCCTGTATTGGGTATTTGCTATGGACTGCAAACCATGTCAGAACAACTGGGTGGTAAAGTTGAGCCTGGTACAGTACATGAATTTGGTTATGCCGAAGTAAATATTCAAATTCGTGATCAGTTAATTGGTGATCTTGAAGATGGTGCCAATACGCTAAAAGTTTGGATGAGTCATGGCGATAAAGTCACTGCGATTCCAGAAGGTTTTACAATTACGGCAAGTACACCAAGTTGTCCAGTGGCCATGATTTCTGATGAAGCCCGTCGTTTCTATGGAATTCAATTCCATCCAGAAGTCACACATACTGCAAAAGGCGCAGAGCTTCTTTCAAACTTTGTCCATCAGATTTGTGGTTGCCGTAACTTATGGACTGCAGAAAATATTATTGATTTGCGTGTAGAGCAATTACGTCAACAAATTGGTGATGAAAAAGTATTATTAGGCCTTTCTGGTGGTGTGGACTCATCTGTTGTGGCTGCACTTTTACATCGTGCCATTGGTGATCAGTTGACCTGTGTTTTTGTGGACAATGGTTTACTCCGTTTACACGAAGGTGATCAGGTGATGGACATGTTTGCTAAAAACATGGGTATTCGTGTGGTTCGTGCTGATGCTGAAGAGCGTTTTTTAACTGCGCTTACGGGTGAAGTGGATCCAGAGAAAAAACGTAAAATTATTGGTCGTGAGTTTATTGAAGTTTTTGCTGAAGAAGCACGTAAGCTGGATGGTGTAAAGTTTCTTGCACAAGGGACGATTTATCCAGATGTGATTGAATCTGCTGCCAGCAAACAAGGTAAAGCACATGTGATTAAATCACATCATAATGTTGGTGGATTACCTGAAGATTTAGCTTTTGAATTGGTTGAACCTATTCGTGATTTATTTAAAGACGAAGTCCGTCGTTTAGGTACCACTTTAGGCTTACCATTTGAAATGTTATATCGCCATCCATTCCCAGGCCCAGGTTTAGGTGTACGTATTCTAGGTGAAGTCAAGAAAGAGTATGCCGATATCCTGCGTCTTGCTGATGCAATTTTTATGGAAGAGCTTCGTGCTAGTGGTTGGTATGACAAAACAGCACAGGCATTTGCAGTATTCCAACCGGTTAAATCTGTCGGTGTTGTTGGTGATGGTCGTCGCTATGCATGGGTAATTGCTTTACGTGCGGTCGAAACGGTTGATTTTATGACCGCACGATTTGCCCATTTACCTTATGATCTGGTAGATAAAATTTCAACGCGTATCATGAATGAAATTGCTGATGTTTCTCGTGTGGTCTATGATGTTTCATCAAAACCACCTGCAACCATTGAGTGGGAATAA
- a CDS encoding BolA family protein, with amino-acid sequence MSLEQELTQRLQTLSPSQLEIVNESAGHGGYFPGKESHFKVVIVSDIFSGLRLVQRHQKVYEAVGNLLASDKIHALAIHAFLPSEWQDQDTSSPECAHAAK; translated from the coding sequence ATGAGCTTAGAACAAGAACTGACACAGCGTTTACAAACTTTATCGCCGAGTCAATTAGAGATCGTCAATGAATCTGCAGGTCATGGTGGTTATTTTCCGGGCAAGGAATCACATTTTAAAGTGGTCATTGTAAGTGATATTTTTAGCGGGTTACGTTTGGTCCAGCGTCATCAAAAAGTATACGAAGCCGTAGGTAATTTACTGGCATCTGACAAAATTCATGCTTTAGCAATTCATGCATTCCTTCCTTCAGAATGGCAAGATCAGGATACTTCAAGTCCTGAATGTGCACATGCAGCCAAATAA